The following coding sequences lie in one Haematobia irritans isolate KBUSLIRL chromosome 3, ASM5000362v1, whole genome shotgun sequence genomic window:
- the LOC142228378 gene encoding uncharacterized protein LOC142228378, producing the protein MKFIICLSFLACLLCGALACDPNENNMPKCGSDNLNIPVRDFWDPTAYWMCTSNSDKAELVRCPDAHLFDSEKGECVMWNKWEWTNPCPESS; encoded by the exons atGAAATTCA TCATCTGCTTAAGTTTTTTGGCTTGTCTCCTTTGCGGCGCTTTGGCTTGCGATccgaatgaaaataatatgcctaAATGTGGCAGTGACAATTTGAATATACCCGTTCGTGACTTCTGGGATCCTACTGCTTACTGGATGTGTACATCGAATAGTGATAAGGCTGAATTGGTACGTTGCCCCGATGCCCACTTATTCGATTCAGAAAAAGGCGAATGTGTTATGTGGAATAAATGGGAATGGACCAATCCATGTCCCGAAAGTTCATAG
- the LOC142228377 gene encoding uncharacterized protein LOC142228377 has product MKFFICLSFLACLLCGALACDPDSNNMPNCATDALNIPVRNFWDPTAYWMCKSNGDNAELIRCPDAHLFDSAKGECIMWNEWTWTKPCPESA; this is encoded by the exons atgaaattcT TCATCTGCTTAAGTTTTTTGGCTTGTCTCCTTTGCGGAGCATTGGCTTGCGATCCTGACAGCAATAATATGCCTAATTGTGCCACTGACGCTTTAAATATCCCTGTTCGTAACTTCTGGGATCCTACTGCTTATTGGATGTGTAAATCGAATGGTGATAATGCTGAATTGATACGTTGCCCCGATGCCCACTTATTCGATTCAGCTAAAGGCGAATGTATTATGTGGAATGAATGGACATGGACCAAACCATGTCCCGAAAGTGCTTAG